In Alosa sapidissima isolate fAloSap1 chromosome 11, fAloSap1.pri, whole genome shotgun sequence, a single window of DNA contains:
- the parp6b gene encoding protein mono-ADP-ribosyltransferase PARP6 isoform X3, which translates to MSTSEECWGEEDSDGDSDCEEFMYGIQGHFASDLYRHPQLDADIGAVRDIYTERAVSVREYGPIDDVDVDLQINIGFLDEEVANAWKVVRTEPIILRLRFSLSQYLDGPEPTVEVFQPSSKDGFGLGVQLKKILRTFVSQQWKLLSNDLIRTQQKKRHSWFKAGGTIKKFRAGLSIFSPVAKSPCVPLIQGPVVKGPLRTSELRVTRLINRSGPCTMKGPKGELFTYAANGESVAVPGARPTVQITTKQLIELFFSSQALIHCKSIPTLEYGFLVQIMKYSEQRIPTLNEYCVVCDEQHVFQNGSMLKPAVCTRELCVFSFYTLGVMSGAVEEVATGAEVVDLLVAMCRAALESARKSIIFDPYPSVVDPSDPKSLAFNPKKRSYDRLQKALDSVMSIREMTQGSYLEIKRQMDKIDPLAHPLLQWIISSNRSHIVKLPPSRQLKFMHTPHQFLLLSSPPAKEARFRTARKLYGSTFAFHGSHIENWHSILRNGLVNASYTKLQLHGAAYGKGIYLSPISSISFGYSGMGKGQHHMPSKEELVQRYNRMNTMAQTRSVQSRFLQSRNLNCIALCEVITSKELQKHGNIWVCPVSDHVCTRFFFVYEDGQVGDANINSQDAHIQREIMSVIGTHPSSRHSDGL; encoded by the exons atg aGCACGAGTGAAGAGTGCTGGGGTGAAGAGGACTCTGATGGGGACAGCGACTGCGAGGAGTTCATGTACGGAATACAG GGGCACTTTGCCTCCGACCTGTACCGCCATCCTCAGCTGGATGCTGACATCGGGGCTGTGAGGGACATCTATACTGAGAGAGCTGTGTCTGTcag GGAGTATGGACCAATTGATGATGTGGACGTTGACTTGCAGATCAATATCGGCTTCCTGGAT GAGGAGGTTGCCAATGCCTGGAAGGTCGTCCGAACGGAACCAATTATCCTACGCCTTCGGTTTTCCCTCTCACAGTATCTGGATGGCCCAG AACCCACGGTGGAGGTGTTCCAGCCATCCAGTAAAGATGGCTTCGGCCTTGGCGTCCAGCTAAAGAA GATCCTGCGCACCTTTGTGTCCCAGCAGTGGAAGCTCCTGAGTAATGACCTGATCCGAACGCAGCAGAAGAAACGCCACAGCTGGTTCAAGGCTGGGGGGACCATCAAGAAGTTCCGCGCCGGACTCAGTATCTTCTCCCCTGTGGCCAA gTCTCCGTGTGTGCCTCTGATCCAGGGTCCGGTGGTGAAGGGCCCTCTACGGACCTCGGAGCTCAGAGTCACGCGCCTCATCAACCGCTCCGGCCCCTGCACCATGAAGGGACCCAAGGGAGAACTCTTCACCTACGCGGCCAACGGAGAG AGTGTGGCGGTACCGGGCGCCAGACCCACGGTGCAGATCACCACCAAACAGCTGATCGAGCTCTTCTTCTCCTCACAAGCCCTCATCCACTGCAAGAGTATCCCCACGCTGGAGTACGGCTTCCTGGTGCAG ATTATGAAGTACTCGGAGCAGAGGATTCCTACTCTAAATGagtactgtgtggtgtgtgacgaGCAGCACGTCTTTCAGAATGGCTCCATGCTCAAG cctGCCGTGTGCACCAGAGAGCTGTGCGTTTTCTCCTTTTACACTCTGGGTGTGATGTCCGGAGCTGTGGAGGAAGTGGCCACAGGAGCTGAg GTGGTGGACCTGCTGGTGGCCATGTGCAGAGCTGCGCTGGAGTCGGCACGGAAGAGCATCATCTTTGACCCCTACCCCTCCGTGGTTGACCCCAGTGACCCCAAGAGCCTGGCCTTTAACCCCAAG AAGAGGAGCTATGACCGGCTGCAGAAAGCCCTGGACAGTGTCATGTCCATACGGGAGATGACGCAA GGCTCGTATCTGGAGATCAAGAGACAGATGGACAAGATCGATCCCTTAGCCCACCCCCTTCTGCAATG GATCATATCCAGCAACAGATCCCATATTGTCAAGTTGCCTCCAAGCAGG CAGCTCAAATTTATGCACACCCCCCACCAGTTCCTGCTCCTCAGCAGCCCACCTGCCAAAGAGGCTCGCTTCCGCACCGCCAGGAAACTCTACGGCAGCACCTTTGCCTTCCA TGGATCCCACATAGAGAACTGGCACTCCATCCTGAGGAATGGACTCGTTAATGCCTCATACACCAAGCTCCAG ctgCATGGGGCCGCCTATGGGAAGGGTATCTACCTCAGCCCAATCTCAAGCATCTCCTTTGGGTactcag gcatgggGAAAGGACAGCACCACATGCCCTCTAAAGAAGAGCTGGTGCAGCGCTACAACCGCATGAATACCATGGCACAG ACTCGATCAGTGCAATCCCGATTCCTGCAGAGTCGGAATTTAAACTGCATCGCTCTCTGTGAAG TTATCACATCCAAGGAGCTGCAGAAGCACGGGAACATCTGGGTTTGTCCGGTGTCCGACCACGTGTGCACGCGCTTCTTCTTCGT GTATGAGGATGGCCAGGTGGGAGATGCCAACATCAACTCCCAGGATGCACACATCCAGCGAGAGATCATGAGTGTGATTGGAACGCATCCGAGCTCTCGACATTCCGACGGACTCTGA
- the parp6b gene encoding protein mono-ADP-ribosyltransferase PARP6 isoform X2: MSTSEECWGEEDSDGDSDCEEFMYGIQGHFASDLYRHPQLDADIGAVRDIYTERAVSVREYGPIDDVDVDLQINIGFLDEVANAWKVVRTEPIILRLRFSLSQYLDGPEPTVEVFQPSSKDGFGLGVQLKKILRTFVSQQWKLLSNDLIRTQQKKRHSWFKAGGTIKKFRAGLSIFSPVAKSPCVPLIQGPVVKGPLRTSELRVTRLINRSGPCTMKGPKGELFTYAANGESVAVPGARPTVQITTKQLIELFFSSQALIHCKSIPTLEYGFLVQIMKYSEQRIPTLNEYCVVCDEQHVFQNGSMLKPAVCTRELCVFSFYTLGVMSGAVEEVATGAEVVDLLVAMCRAALESARKSIIFDPYPSVVDPSDPKSLAFNPKKRSYDRLQKALDSVMSIREMTQIVVSLQGSYLEIKRQMDKIDPLAHPLLQWIISSNRSHIVKLPPSRQLKFMHTPHQFLLLSSPPAKEARFRTARKLYGSTFAFHGSHIENWHSILRNGLVNASYTKLQLHGAAYGKGIYLSPISSISFGYSGMGKGQHHMPSKEELVQRYNRMNTMAQTRSVQSRFLQSRNLNCIALCEVITSKELQKHGNIWVCPVSDHVCTRFFFVYEDGQVGDANINSQDAHIQREIMSVIGTHPSSRHSDGL; the protein is encoded by the exons atg aGCACGAGTGAAGAGTGCTGGGGTGAAGAGGACTCTGATGGGGACAGCGACTGCGAGGAGTTCATGTACGGAATACAG GGGCACTTTGCCTCCGACCTGTACCGCCATCCTCAGCTGGATGCTGACATCGGGGCTGTGAGGGACATCTATACTGAGAGAGCTGTGTCTGTcag GGAGTATGGACCAATTGATGATGTGGACGTTGACTTGCAGATCAATATCGGCTTCCTGGAT GAGGTTGCCAATGCCTGGAAGGTCGTCCGAACGGAACCAATTATCCTACGCCTTCGGTTTTCCCTCTCACAGTATCTGGATGGCCCAG AACCCACGGTGGAGGTGTTCCAGCCATCCAGTAAAGATGGCTTCGGCCTTGGCGTCCAGCTAAAGAA GATCCTGCGCACCTTTGTGTCCCAGCAGTGGAAGCTCCTGAGTAATGACCTGATCCGAACGCAGCAGAAGAAACGCCACAGCTGGTTCAAGGCTGGGGGGACCATCAAGAAGTTCCGCGCCGGACTCAGTATCTTCTCCCCTGTGGCCAA gTCTCCGTGTGTGCCTCTGATCCAGGGTCCGGTGGTGAAGGGCCCTCTACGGACCTCGGAGCTCAGAGTCACGCGCCTCATCAACCGCTCCGGCCCCTGCACCATGAAGGGACCCAAGGGAGAACTCTTCACCTACGCGGCCAACGGAGAG AGTGTGGCGGTACCGGGCGCCAGACCCACGGTGCAGATCACCACCAAACAGCTGATCGAGCTCTTCTTCTCCTCACAAGCCCTCATCCACTGCAAGAGTATCCCCACGCTGGAGTACGGCTTCCTGGTGCAG ATTATGAAGTACTCGGAGCAGAGGATTCCTACTCTAAATGagtactgtgtggtgtgtgacgaGCAGCACGTCTTTCAGAATGGCTCCATGCTCAAG cctGCCGTGTGCACCAGAGAGCTGTGCGTTTTCTCCTTTTACACTCTGGGTGTGATGTCCGGAGCTGTGGAGGAAGTGGCCACAGGAGCTGAg GTGGTGGACCTGCTGGTGGCCATGTGCAGAGCTGCGCTGGAGTCGGCACGGAAGAGCATCATCTTTGACCCCTACCCCTCCGTGGTTGACCCCAGTGACCCCAAGAGCCTGGCCTTTAACCCCAAG AAGAGGAGCTATGACCGGCTGCAGAAAGCCCTGGACAGTGTCATGTCCATACGGGAGATGACGCAA ATTGTGGTGTCTTTGCAGGGCTCGTATCTGGAGATCAAGAGACAGATGGACAAGATCGATCCCTTAGCCCACCCCCTTCTGCAATG GATCATATCCAGCAACAGATCCCATATTGTCAAGTTGCCTCCAAGCAGG CAGCTCAAATTTATGCACACCCCCCACCAGTTCCTGCTCCTCAGCAGCCCACCTGCCAAAGAGGCTCGCTTCCGCACCGCCAGGAAACTCTACGGCAGCACCTTTGCCTTCCA TGGATCCCACATAGAGAACTGGCACTCCATCCTGAGGAATGGACTCGTTAATGCCTCATACACCAAGCTCCAG ctgCATGGGGCCGCCTATGGGAAGGGTATCTACCTCAGCCCAATCTCAAGCATCTCCTTTGGGTactcag gcatgggGAAAGGACAGCACCACATGCCCTCTAAAGAAGAGCTGGTGCAGCGCTACAACCGCATGAATACCATGGCACAG ACTCGATCAGTGCAATCCCGATTCCTGCAGAGTCGGAATTTAAACTGCATCGCTCTCTGTGAAG TTATCACATCCAAGGAGCTGCAGAAGCACGGGAACATCTGGGTTTGTCCGGTGTCCGACCACGTGTGCACGCGCTTCTTCTTCGT GTATGAGGATGGCCAGGTGGGAGATGCCAACATCAACTCCCAGGATGCACACATCCAGCGAGAGATCATGAGTGTGATTGGAACGCATCCGAGCTCTCGACATTCCGACGGACTCTGA
- the parp6b gene encoding protein mono-ADP-ribosyltransferase PARP6 isoform X1, which produces MSTSEECWGEEDSDGDSDCEEFMYGIQGHFASDLYRHPQLDADIGAVRDIYTERAVSVREYGPIDDVDVDLQINIGFLDEEVANAWKVVRTEPIILRLRFSLSQYLDGPEPTVEVFQPSSKDGFGLGVQLKKILRTFVSQQWKLLSNDLIRTQQKKRHSWFKAGGTIKKFRAGLSIFSPVAKSPCVPLIQGPVVKGPLRTSELRVTRLINRSGPCTMKGPKGELFTYAANGESVAVPGARPTVQITTKQLIELFFSSQALIHCKSIPTLEYGFLVQIMKYSEQRIPTLNEYCVVCDEQHVFQNGSMLKPAVCTRELCVFSFYTLGVMSGAVEEVATGAEVVDLLVAMCRAALESARKSIIFDPYPSVVDPSDPKSLAFNPKKRSYDRLQKALDSVMSIREMTQIVVSLQGSYLEIKRQMDKIDPLAHPLLQWIISSNRSHIVKLPPSRQLKFMHTPHQFLLLSSPPAKEARFRTARKLYGSTFAFHGSHIENWHSILRNGLVNASYTKLQLHGAAYGKGIYLSPISSISFGYSGMGKGQHHMPSKEELVQRYNRMNTMAQTRSVQSRFLQSRNLNCIALCEVITSKELQKHGNIWVCPVSDHVCTRFFFVYEDGQVGDANINSQDAHIQREIMSVIGTHPSSRHSDGL; this is translated from the exons atg aGCACGAGTGAAGAGTGCTGGGGTGAAGAGGACTCTGATGGGGACAGCGACTGCGAGGAGTTCATGTACGGAATACAG GGGCACTTTGCCTCCGACCTGTACCGCCATCCTCAGCTGGATGCTGACATCGGGGCTGTGAGGGACATCTATACTGAGAGAGCTGTGTCTGTcag GGAGTATGGACCAATTGATGATGTGGACGTTGACTTGCAGATCAATATCGGCTTCCTGGAT GAGGAGGTTGCCAATGCCTGGAAGGTCGTCCGAACGGAACCAATTATCCTACGCCTTCGGTTTTCCCTCTCACAGTATCTGGATGGCCCAG AACCCACGGTGGAGGTGTTCCAGCCATCCAGTAAAGATGGCTTCGGCCTTGGCGTCCAGCTAAAGAA GATCCTGCGCACCTTTGTGTCCCAGCAGTGGAAGCTCCTGAGTAATGACCTGATCCGAACGCAGCAGAAGAAACGCCACAGCTGGTTCAAGGCTGGGGGGACCATCAAGAAGTTCCGCGCCGGACTCAGTATCTTCTCCCCTGTGGCCAA gTCTCCGTGTGTGCCTCTGATCCAGGGTCCGGTGGTGAAGGGCCCTCTACGGACCTCGGAGCTCAGAGTCACGCGCCTCATCAACCGCTCCGGCCCCTGCACCATGAAGGGACCCAAGGGAGAACTCTTCACCTACGCGGCCAACGGAGAG AGTGTGGCGGTACCGGGCGCCAGACCCACGGTGCAGATCACCACCAAACAGCTGATCGAGCTCTTCTTCTCCTCACAAGCCCTCATCCACTGCAAGAGTATCCCCACGCTGGAGTACGGCTTCCTGGTGCAG ATTATGAAGTACTCGGAGCAGAGGATTCCTACTCTAAATGagtactgtgtggtgtgtgacgaGCAGCACGTCTTTCAGAATGGCTCCATGCTCAAG cctGCCGTGTGCACCAGAGAGCTGTGCGTTTTCTCCTTTTACACTCTGGGTGTGATGTCCGGAGCTGTGGAGGAAGTGGCCACAGGAGCTGAg GTGGTGGACCTGCTGGTGGCCATGTGCAGAGCTGCGCTGGAGTCGGCACGGAAGAGCATCATCTTTGACCCCTACCCCTCCGTGGTTGACCCCAGTGACCCCAAGAGCCTGGCCTTTAACCCCAAG AAGAGGAGCTATGACCGGCTGCAGAAAGCCCTGGACAGTGTCATGTCCATACGGGAGATGACGCAA ATTGTGGTGTCTTTGCAGGGCTCGTATCTGGAGATCAAGAGACAGATGGACAAGATCGATCCCTTAGCCCACCCCCTTCTGCAATG GATCATATCCAGCAACAGATCCCATATTGTCAAGTTGCCTCCAAGCAGG CAGCTCAAATTTATGCACACCCCCCACCAGTTCCTGCTCCTCAGCAGCCCACCTGCCAAAGAGGCTCGCTTCCGCACCGCCAGGAAACTCTACGGCAGCACCTTTGCCTTCCA TGGATCCCACATAGAGAACTGGCACTCCATCCTGAGGAATGGACTCGTTAATGCCTCATACACCAAGCTCCAG ctgCATGGGGCCGCCTATGGGAAGGGTATCTACCTCAGCCCAATCTCAAGCATCTCCTTTGGGTactcag gcatgggGAAAGGACAGCACCACATGCCCTCTAAAGAAGAGCTGGTGCAGCGCTACAACCGCATGAATACCATGGCACAG ACTCGATCAGTGCAATCCCGATTCCTGCAGAGTCGGAATTTAAACTGCATCGCTCTCTGTGAAG TTATCACATCCAAGGAGCTGCAGAAGCACGGGAACATCTGGGTTTGTCCGGTGTCCGACCACGTGTGCACGCGCTTCTTCTTCGT GTATGAGGATGGCCAGGTGGGAGATGCCAACATCAACTCCCAGGATGCACACATCCAGCGAGAGATCATGAGTGTGATTGGAACGCATCCGAGCTCTCGACATTCCGACGGACTCTGA